A region from the Euleptes europaea isolate rEulEur1 chromosome 13, rEulEur1.hap1, whole genome shotgun sequence genome encodes:
- the MTMR8 gene encoding myotubularin-related protein 8, translating to MEHITTPKVENVKLLDRYTHRKPANGTLYLTATHLIYVDASAEVRKETWILHHHIATVEKLPLTPSGCPLLIRCKNFRVAHFLMGHERDCHEVYTSLLKLSQPVKPEELYAFSYNPKMPKDNREMGWKLIDITVDYQRMSIPNDYWEITDTNKDYEVCSTYPRELVVPKAATRTMVLGSSKFRSRGRIPVLSYFYKENNAAICRCSQPLSGFSARCLEDEQLLQAIREANPGSPFMYVVDTRPKLNAIANRAAGKGYENVDNYDNIRFKFIGIENIHVMRSSLQKLLEVCEMKSPSMSDFLTGLESSGWLRHIKAVMDAGVFLAKAVTDEHASVLVHCSDGWDRTAQVCSLACLLLDPFYRTLKGFMVLVEKEWIAMGHKFSHRCGHLEGDPKEVSPVFTQFMDCTWQLMQQFPCAFDFNERLVLEIHDHIYSCQFGNFLGTCQKDREDLRIFEKTHSLWPFLQHRKEEFRNPLYKGFSAYKGLQPNTLPFSFQFWCGMYNRFDKGMHPKQCVLDHLLSCITQKLELENTADELGNKLPLLDGPMPDEISILSKMVTVPTGCSKSPMLNTPQDYENEPSAPVANGTLPVEGDRPNQLKSEEGLVNPFDIPDGDRSTNGSVQSAVNAGNFQNH from the exons ATGGAGCACATCACGACGCCGAAG GTGGAAAATGTCAAGTTACTAGATCGTTATACCCACAGAAAGCCAGCCAATGGGACACTATACCTGACCGCAACACATCTGATCTATGTGGATGCTTCGGCAGAAGTTCGGAAGGAGACATGG ATCCTCCATCACCACATTGCAACTGTGGAGAAGCTGCCACTGACTCCGTCTGGATGCCCACTGCTTATTCGCTGCAAGAACTTCCGTGTGGCGCACTTTCTTATGGGGCACGAGCGGGATTGTCACGAAGTCTACACCTCCTTGCTGAAACTTTCGCAACCAG TGAAACCAGAAGAACTTTATGCATTCTCTTACAATCCTAAAATGCCCAAAGATAACCGGGAAATGGGCTGGAAGCTGATAGACATCACAGTGGACTACCAGCGAATGAGCATTCCCAATGACTACTGGGAAATAACTGATACTAACAAAGACTACGAG GTCTGCAGCACGTACCCTCGGGAACTGGTGGTGCCCAAAGCTGCTACAAGAACGATGGTGCTGGGCAGCTCAAAGTTCAGAAGCCGAGGTCGGATACCAGTGCTTTCCTACTTCTACAAAGAGAATAAT GCTGCCATATGCCGGTGCAGCCAACCCTTGTCTGGGTTTAGCGCTCGTTGCCTGGAGGATGAGCAGTTGCTGCAAGCCATTCGGGAAGCCAACCCAGGGAGTCCGTTCATGTATGTTGTAGACACAAGGCCAAAG TTGAATGCCATAGCTAATCGTGCTGCTGGGAAGGGTTACGAGAATGTGGACAATTATGACAACATCCGTTTTAAATTCATTGGCATCGAAAACATCCATGTCATGCGGAGTAGCCTGCAGAAGCTCTTGGAAG TGTGTGAAATGAAATCTCCTTCAATGAGCGACTTCCTTACTGGCCTGGAGAGCTCCGGCTGGTTGCGACACATTAAAGCGGTGATGGATGCTGGCGTTTTCCTTGCCAAG GCTGTGACAGATGAGCACGCCAGCGTCCTGGTCCACTGCTCAGACGGCTGGGATCGCACTGCCCAAGTCTGCTCACTAGCTTGCCTCCTCCTAGATCCATTTTATCGGACACTGAAAGGATTCATG GTCCTGGTAGAAAAGGAATGGATTGCCATGGGTCACAAATTCTCACACAG GTGTGGCCACCTGGAAGGTGACCCCAAGGAGGTGTCCCCCGTCTTCACCCAGTTTATGGACTGCACCTGGCAACTCATGCAGCAGTTTCCCTGCGCGTTCGATTTTAATGAGCGGCTTGTGCTAGAGATCCACGACCACATCTATTCTTGCCAGTTTGGCAATTTTCTGGGGACCTGTCAGAAGGACCGGGAAGATCTGAG GATCTTTGAGAAGACCCATTCCTTGTGGCCTTTCCTGCAGCACAGGAAGGAAGAGTTCAGAAATCCGTTGTATAAGGGATTCTCTGCTTACAAGGGACTCCAGCCCAACACTCTGCCTTTCAGTTTCCA GTTCTGGTGCGGCATGTATAACCGGTTTGATAAAGGGATGCACCCAAAGCAGTGCGTCTTGGATCATCTCCTCAGCTGCATCACCCAGAAACTGGAGTTGGAAAACACTGCAGATGAGCTAGGAAAT AAACTGCCCCTCTTAGATGGACCCATGCCAGATGAGATTTCCATCTTATCCAAAATGGTAACCGTTCCAACCGGCTGTTCGAAATCTCCAATGCTCAATACTCCCCAGGACTATGAGAATGAGCCTTCTGCCCCGGTGGCCAACGGTACCTTGCCTGTGGAAGGCGACAGACCCAACCAGCTAAAGAGTGAAGAGGGTCTTGTTAACCCCTTTGACATTCCAGATGGCGACCGGAGCACCAACGGGAGCGTCCAGTCTGCTGTTAATGCAGGAAACTTCCAAAACCACTGA